TAAAGGCGCTATTGCAACGGCATCCTCTCTTTGTGACGCTTGTTCCGAGGCGTGTCCGGTACGTATTCCGATTCCTGAAATTATCCGCCGTATGCGTGACGAAAGTTACGGTAACGGCGAACATGCAAGTGTTGCAGGGAACGGCTACAAAAAGAGTTGTATCGAAAGTATGGTTTGGCGCAGTTGGCGTATGTCGCAGACCTGCCCGACAATGAATAAAGTTATGCTGAAAGGGCTTGCGCTGTTCGGCAAGTGGATTCCGGCTGTTGGGCCGTTGAAGTCATGGATGAGTGTGCGCAGTAAGCCTACGTTCGGGAAGAATAGTCTGAAAGACTTAGTGAAGAAAGAGGGGGTGCGTCATGAGTAGTAGTACAGAAAGCAGAGAACGCATCTTGGGTCGCTTATACAACGCGCAGCAGTATGGACGCGATGCCTATATTCCGCAAAAAAAAGTGTGGAACATTAAGAATCGTTCCAAAGAAGAAAATATTGCAGAATTCACAGAACGCATGAGCGCTGTCCGGACAGAAGTTTTTCGCGCCAAAGGAGCAGCTTGGGTGGCTGAGCTGCAAAAGCTGGTGGAAGAACGCGGGCAAAAGACTTTGCTATATGCTCCGGCTACTCCTACAGGGAAGGCTTTGGCAGAGAACTGGAAAAAGAAGAGTTCTTGCAAGCTGGTAACGTGGGAAGGCTCTATTGAAGAGTACAAGGATGAGCTGTTTGCCTGTGATGGAGCTGTCACCGGATGCCTTGGCGGCATTGCGGAATCCGCAGCTGTTATCCTGTGGCCTACAATCGACGAACCGCGTCTTATGTCTATTGTTCCTCCGCTGCATGTTGTGGTGGTGGAAGCAAGCAAGATATATACGTCGTTTCAGGATGCCATTAAAAAATTAAAATGGAATGCGGCAATTCCTACGAACGCCTTACTTATTTCAGGTCCTTCCAAGACCGCAGATATTGAGTTGATTCTCCAGTTCGGTGTGCACGGGCCTACCGACTTGATGGTATTCATCACAGAATAGCAATACAGGTAATGGTTGCACTGAACAGTGCTACCTAATCTGGTAGAAAAACTTTGTAAGCAATCGTAAGTAATCAACACATTCCAGAATGAACCAAAAGCCAAACCCTCACAGCAAGTTACATTGCACAGGGTTTGGCTTTTTTTGTGTCATATTGGAGCAACCACACATGGAATTCTCGATAAAGGTACTGATCATCGTGTGTTGCAGGCGTCAGGAGGGTGTAAAGGGTATGTCAGTTAAGTTTCACTTGCAGGCTTTACAAGAAGTAGACTGCAAGGGTATTCTAACTCCACGGTTTGGTGTGATAGGGAAAAATTAACCGTCCCTGAACATCAACCGTGTTCTTTTTTTTCTCGTCAAAATTATGACAGTCTTATTAGATACTCAGTAATATCATTTTGTTAGAACTTTTTCGATATCGAACAGAGAGGGGAACCAGTGTACTACCGGCATTTCAAAGGAAAGTTCTATCAGACTGTTTCAGAAGCGCTCGATACCACAACAGAGGAAGTAGTTGTTATCTATCGAACGCTCTACGCAAGTGATTATGCATGGTTTACGCGACCAGCAGCGGAATTTTTTGGGGAAAAAGAGTTGGCAGACGGAACACGTGTGAAGCGGTTTGCACCAATAGAGAAAGATCAGTTGCCGAACGATGTGCAGGAATATTTGATGACACACCCTGTACAGAGCTTTCAATAACGCGTTGTAATCTTTGTTTCACCTATAAAAATCAGGGCATTGAACTGCGCAGAAAGTTTTTTTTTCTTTTTACATGCTTGAAAAAAACAGTTCAGTCCTGTAGCAAGTCCTAGACTGTATAGAAATCAGCACTTGTTGCTGCAGGAGGAAGATAGGATAATGAGCGAAACCGAAAACGATACCCAAAAAAAGAGCACGCCTTCTTTTGCGGCCGGCAGTTTGGGAGCCGTCCTCAATGAGAAAGAAAAAAAGTCTCTTCTTACATACATTGCACTCGGTATCATTATTGTTGAATGCGTAGTGACAGTAGTTGCTATTCTTCATGGTGTTACTAATCTGCACCCGACAGCTGAAGGGAATATGGAGTACCTTTTCCCTTGGAAAGCGTACCTTGTAGCTGTATTGCTCGCTCCAATTGCAGTTATGTTCATCATCCAGATTATCGGAATGGGATTCAACCGCTTTATCAACGGTGATCCTGTTATGAACGAAATCGACAATGAACATATTCCTGAAAAAATGCGAAACTGGATCCATCTTGTCAATGGCATGCCCACAACAATCCTCCTCGCAGGGTTCTTGTTCGTGGGTATGATCCTGTTTAATATGGATATTATTATCGATTTTGTTTTAAAGCTTGGACAAGCTGCGGCGGAACTCGCCATATGGATCAGTGTAGGGCTAGTCGTTGCATGGATCACAAGCTATGTCTGTAAAATGTACTTTATGTACCGCACCCGCCGAGTCGCTGAAGAATACGCGTTTAGACGCGAAGTTCTTGAACGTACCGGCATCGCAATCATTGATCAAAAAACTGCAATCACATCCGATGGCAGAATGCTGATCGCTGATGCAACTCTTGATGGTAAACGTCCTATCGATATCAGCCCCGAAAATGCTATCGAAGGTGGAACTGTCGTTGAGCCAAAATCTCTCCCGCCATCTCAGGCGGACAAGTTGTTATAGCAACACGAATGCAAAAAAAAGCCCCCGCATGCAGCGGGGGCTTTTTTTTTTGCTTTTTATTTTTTTGTTTTGCCTCCGGCGGCTTAAGAACCCTGTTACACTGTCGCTTTCTGTAATCTCTCGTACCTCGAGAACAGCTACCGCTTTGGAAAAGGGCTTCTTAAGAATCTCCTAAAACTTTTAGTTGCGAGGTAAGCACGTTTTTAATGTTGTTTTGCGGCTGAGGCTTTGGTTGTTGGAAAGATATATATTGTAATAAGAGCCTATTACAAATTGCTATGGACGAATGTAATGCCAACTAGCGCTTCCGATACTTTCTATACGCTTGCAGCGCTGCGGCGAGAGAGCCTACAAGCGCGCTGGAGCCTTGAATCAGGTCATTTCCTGTAAGTCCGCCTTGGCTTGGTGAGATTTCGATAACAGAGAGAAGGCCAAGCCCCACGAGCGGTATCCAAAAGCAACAAAGAACGAAAGCTGTAATGAGCTTTGCTCTGGGTATGAGCCGTGTAGCCACATATACGAGCACAAAGCCCCCGACGAGCGGGGCGAAGATTCTGTCATAGTAGAATGTTCCGGCTAGATGCACACTCATCATTCGGAAAATGAAGCCGAATGAGATCATGATTGCGAAGAAAAGGGGTACAAGTAGCAGCCAGCGAACCCATTCTGGAATTTTTTGATACGATTCAAACATATTTCTCTCGGCATTGCAGATGACTACAACGAAAGTTATAATAATAAAATCGAAATGTTGTGGCTGGTGTGAAGTGTATATGTTTTAAAAAAGTCCAGAGGCAGTGCGGAGAAAATACGCCACTCTAGGTAGAGAATATGCCTGTGGCAGCAGTTTCAGCAATTCTTATTTCCTTGCTCTTGTCGGTTTATCAATGGTGTCACAAAGTAGATGTAGTAGATTTATCTCAATCCGTGCGTAGGGCTTTTATGTAATCAAATAAAATAGCACAATAAGATAGAGAGGAATCTTGGTATGGCCAAAAAAGATACAATGAAAACAGCCTTTGGACGTCCTGTCGGGAACGATTTGAATTCATTGACTGCTGGCGAACGCGGGCCTGTATTGATGCAGGATGTGCATCTTTTGGAAAAACTTGGACATTTTGACCGTGAACGCATTCCAGAAAGGGTTGTGCACGCTAAAGGCGCTGGCGCGTATGGCTATTTTGAAGTGACAGCAGACGTTACCAAGTACACAAAGGCAGCTTTTTTGTCCTCTGTGGGTAAAAAGACAGATGTCTTTGCCCGTTTCTCCACCGTTGGTGGCGAGAAGGGTAGTGCTGATGCAGAACGCGATCCACGCGGTTTTGCGTTAAAATTCTACACGGAAGAAGGCAACTACGACATGACAGGCAACAACACGCCTGTGTTTTTTATCCGTGATCCACTAAAATTTCCTGACTTCATTCATACCCAAAAGCGCGATCCTGCAACAAACCTGAAAAGCGCAACCATGGCGTGGGATTTCTGGTCACTTACGCCGGAATCTATCCATCAGGTAACGATTCTGTTCTCAGACAGGGGAACACCAGCCACCTTCCGTAACATGAACGGTTACTCCAGCCACACATTCAAGTGGTACAACGATAAGGATGAATATTTCTGGGTGCAATACCATTTCAAAACTGACCAAGGCATTAAAAACTTTACCGGTGCCGAGGCTAAGGAAATGTGCGGGAAAGACCCCGACCATGCAACCCGTGATCTTTATGAATCTATCGCAAATGGCGATTTCCCGTCATGGACGCTAGAAATGCAGATTCTTACTCCTGAGCAAGCAGAGGTGTTTGAGTGGGATATTTTTGAT
The Halodesulfovibrio sp. MK-HDV genome window above contains:
- a CDS encoding lactate utilization protein, which encodes MSSSTESRERILGRLYNAQQYGRDAYIPQKKVWNIKNRSKEENIAEFTERMSAVRTEVFRAKGAAWVAELQKLVEERGQKTLLYAPATPTGKALAENWKKKSSCKLVTWEGSIEEYKDELFACDGAVTGCLGGIAESAAVILWPTIDEPRLMSIVPPLHVVVVEASKIYTSFQDAIKKLKWNAAIPTNALLISGPSKTADIELILQFGVHGPTDLMVFITE
- a CDS encoding DUF1653 domain-containing protein, coding for MYYRHFKGKFYQTVSEALDTTTEEVVVIYRTLYASDYAWFTRPAAEFFGEKELADGTRVKRFAPIEKDQLPNDVQEYLMTHPVQSFQ
- a CDS encoding catalase; amino-acid sequence: MAKKDTMKTAFGRPVGNDLNSLTAGERGPVLMQDVHLLEKLGHFDRERIPERVVHAKGAGAYGYFEVTADVTKYTKAAFLSSVGKKTDVFARFSTVGGEKGSADAERDPRGFALKFYTEEGNYDMTGNNTPVFFIRDPLKFPDFIHTQKRDPATNLKSATMAWDFWSLTPESIHQVTILFSDRGTPATFRNMNGYSSHTFKWYNDKDEYFWVQYHFKTDQGIKNFTGAEAKEMCGKDPDHATRDLYESIANGDFPSWTLEMQILTPEQAEVFEWDIFDITKIWPHSQVPPITVGKLVLNRNPENYFAEVEQAAFNPSSLVPGIGVSPDKMLQGRLFSYHDTHLHRLGTNYHLIPVNQPKHSPQLNQQRDGAMRVDDNGLGRPNYWPNSFSPIAPEGKNEEPDIPLEGAGSRYEFAHKNDDFVQAGNLYREVMTDADRNSLITNLVGHMADVPLRIKLRQCAIFYLADKDYGERVAKGLKLDLEHVRKLAGMTQEQRVAETATCSKLVFCLRRLKNPLKRAS